The nucleotide sequence AAGGCCGGGCTCGACGGCATCCGCGCCGACACCCGGAAGCTGTCCGCCGACGGCGACACCGCCATCTACACCTCGCTGCGGAAGGCGTACGAACATCTCGGCACCACCGACCGGGACACCTTCACCTCCATCGTGCTGATGACGGACGGCGAGAACACCGAGGGCGCGAGCCCCGCCGACTTCGACGAGTTCTACGGTCGGCTGCCCGCCGGTCAACAGCAGATCCCCGTCTTCCCGATCCTCTTCGGCGACTCCGACAAGGGCGAACTGGAGCACATCGCCGACCTGACCGGCGGCCGTCTCTTCGACGCCCAGCAGGGCTCCCTCGACGGCGCCTTCGAGGAGATCCGTGGCTACCAGTAGATTGCTGACCTACGTCGAGTCCCGCAAGAACCTCACCGGCAGCGCCCTCGGCATCGCCGGGCTCGGGCTGACCTTCGCGGGCGTCGCGGGACCGTACTGGCCGGTCGTGGTCGTCGGGCTGTACGGCGCGGGCGCCCTGGTCGCCCCGCCGGAGCGGCCCCCGCTGCCGGACTTCCCGGACCCGTCCGCCCAACTGGACGAGCTGCGCACCGACTTCGGCACCCTCCGCGTGTACCTGTCCGGCATCGAGCTGCCGCCCGCCGCGTCCGGCCGCCTCACCGAGCTGACCGAACTCCTCGCGGCCCTCCTCGACCCCGGCTGGGTCGCCGAGGTCCTCGCCCGCGACCCCGAGGGCATCCACTCCCTCTCCCGGGCCGTACGGCAGGACGTCCCCGAAGCCGTCGACACCTTCGTACGCACGCGCTGGTGGACCCGTCTGACGCCGGGCACAGAACCGCCGGAGCGCCACCTCGAACGCCAACTCGGTTTGCTGCAGGAGGAGTTGGGGCGCCTGGCGGCGATCCTGCGCGATGCCGAGGCCCGTCGGCAGGAGTCGCACACGCGGTACTTGGAGGACAGGTCGGGCTGACCGGCTGTCGGCTGCTCGTCCCGGCCGGAGCTCGTCAGGTCACCCGAGGTTGGCAATGATCACGATCAGCAGCACCACCCCGAGCACCACGGCCAGCACCTTCAGCGCCGCGTACGGGGACGGGGCCTGGTCGGGCGGGGGCGGCGGGACCGGGGTCGAGGTGGGACGGGGGCCGTTGAACACGTCGTGGCCGGTGACCGCGGCCCGGGTGCACCAGGGGCAGGTCGGCAGATGGGAGCCGTAGGTGTGCAGGGGCCGTACCGTGCAGGCGCGCACCTCGCCGCGTTCCTTGTCGAGGGCGCGGAGCCAGGCCTCGGCCTGCGGCCGGGCGTCGGGGTTCTGGACGCCGGGCCCGAAGGCGGCCCTGGCGAGGATGAGGAGTTCGGTCGGCAGGACCGACGGGTCGATCGTGCCGCGCGGAATGGTGACCCGCTCGGGACGGACCACATAGCTGCAGCTCGCGGCGATGTTGTCCTTGACCGTCGATTCGGAGGCGCTCTCGTGCGGGACCCCGCCGAAGGGGTGGTTGCCGGCGGTGAGGAGCTGGTAGACGAGCACGGCGAGGGCGAAGTCGTCGCTCTGCCGGGTCGCGGGGCCGCCCGCCTGGCGCTCGGGGGACGAGTAGTCGGTGGTGTGCATCAGGCACGGGAAGAGTTCGCCGGTGACCGGGTCGGTGAAGGCGATCGAGTCGCAGTCGAGGAAGGTGACGAAGCCGTTGCCGTCGACGACGACGTTGCTGCTGGAGAAGTCGCCGATGACCAGGTCGTCGTAGTGCATACGGGCGGTCATGAACGCGAGGTTCCAGGCGACGCCCAGCAGGAACCGCCAGTCGGCCCGGTCCGGGAAGAGCTTGAGGCGCTGGACACGGGTGAACAGGCCCACCAGCTGGACGTGTTGGGGCTCGCCGAAGCGGCGCATGGCGTAGCCGAGGAACTCGCCGTTCGTGCCCCGGGCGATCGCGGTGGGCCAGGCCAGCTCGGGCGGCTGGTTGGCGTCCGTCGGGCGGGCGGCCAGCGGGGACATCGTGAGCATGCGGGCCAGCCGCCGCTCCTGGTCCGGCCCGGGTGTGTCCCGGTAGATCTTGACGACGATCCCCGTGTCTCCCTCCACCGGAAACACCGCCGCCTGTCCGCCGCCTTTCAACGGCAACTCGGCCAGAGTGACCCGCCTACCGTCGAGAAAGACCGTGCGGCCGCTCATGGCCGTACCTCCGGGTGTTCGTCGGGCGGTTCGTCGCCGCGCGGAAGCTTCGTCCTGAAGAGTCGTCCGGAGCAGTCGTCCCAACCAGTCGTCCCAACCAGTCGTCCAAAAGGGGCATCCGGAAGAGACGTCCGAAAGGGGCGTCCGGAAGGGGCGTCGCCCCTGAAGTGCCGTCATCGCCGGATCGTGCGCACCGCTCGCAGCAGGGTCTTGTCGTCGGCGTTGAGGGCGGTGAGACGGTCGGAGCGCAGGAGGGCGGCCAGGTTGGGGTCGCGGTCGTCCTCGGGGGCGGTGTCGAGGGAGCGGAAGACGGCGTCGGCGAACGAGGTGTTCGGGGACGGGGCGCCGTCGGCCGACCGGTTGAGCATGGCCTGGGCGAGCCCGTCCGTGGAGAGGAGCACCCCGTCGACCCCGTCGTCCGCGACGCACTCGGTGTGGGTCCAGCGCGCCACGTCCGGTGAGGTCAGGAACACCGTCTCGTTGCTGTACTCGCTCGCCGCCGCGGCCTGCGGCAACAGATGGAACTGCCGTTCCCCGTCCTCCGTCCCGGCCCGTACGACGACGAACCCGTCCCCCACGGTCACGTGGCCGATCCAGCCGGGCGCGAGCACCACCACCGTGAGCGTCGTCGCGAAGTCCTGCGCGTCGGCGCCGGTCCGGTCGAGGAAGTCCTTGCTCACGTCGTGCAGGGCGTCCCGCAGCAACTCGTGCACGGCCTCCCCCGGTCGTACCTCCGCGGCCGCCTCGACCCGCCGCGCGAAATACTCCGTCGCGAGCTGTACCGCTAGACGCGCGCCCTCCTCCGACCGGGGCCGGCTGCCGGCCCCGTCGGCGACGGCGAGCACGGCGACGGAGGACGTGGCGATGGCAGCGCACGCGTCCTGGCAGGGCAGGCCCTGGCGCCGGTGCCGGTAGCCCTCGACGCTCAGGCCGTGGATCCGCCAGGGCGGGGCGGCGGTCACCTCACGCCTCCCAGGCCGGGCGTTGCGTCTTGAACTGGCTGAAGATCTTCTCGAACACCTCGTCCCCCGCCCCCTTCTGCTCGGCGTTGGCGCTGGCGGACATCATCTGGAGCAGCTCCCGGAACGGGAACCCCTGCAACCGTGCGTTGAACTTCGGCGCGAACGCCCGCAGCACCTTCTCCCCCATGTCCGTGATCCCGCCGACCCCGATCGCGTACAGCCGGAACCGGCGGGCACGCTGCTCCTCGGCGAGGACGGGGACCAACCGGTGCCAGGAGTCGGTGAGATGGCCGGTCGGGTCGGTGGGCAGTCCGTCCGTGACGAGGCAGATCTGCGGCCGGTAGTACTGCAGCCCGGAGGCCCGCAGCTCGCTCTTGCGGGCCGCGACGATGTGCATCGCCAGCTCCAGCGCCTCGGTCATCAGGGTGACCCCGGCGGCCATGAGCTGCGGTGCCTGGAAGGCGTGCGCGGGTATGAAGGGGCTCGTCCGAGTGCGCGGGTCGAGGAGCTGGGGTCCGCGCCAGGCGCCGACGCCCTGGCCGCCGAAGGTGACGACGGCGACCTCCACGCTGTAGC is from Streptomyces sp. NBC_01314 and encodes:
- a CDS encoding PP2C family serine/threonine-protein phosphatase; the encoded protein is MTAAPPWRIHGLSVEGYRHRRQGLPCQDACAAIATSSVAVLAVADGAGSRPRSEEGARLAVQLATEYFARRVEAAAEVRPGEAVHELLRDALHDVSKDFLDRTGADAQDFATTLTVVVLAPGWIGHVTVGDGFVVVRAGTEDGERQFHLLPQAAAASEYSNETVFLTSPDVARWTHTECVADDGVDGVLLSTDGLAQAMLNRSADGAPSPNTSFADAVFRSLDTAPEDDRDPNLAALLRSDRLTALNADDKTLLRAVRTIRR
- a CDS encoding VWA domain-containing protein is translated as MHSEYPPTLPAEYADIEFENNAQRMPLVLCLDTSSSMAGQPIQTLNNALAEWTRELHDDVSLSYSVEVAVVTFGGQGVGAWRGPQLLDPRTRTSPFIPAHAFQAPQLMAAGVTLMTEALELAMHIVAARKSELRASGLQYYRPQICLVTDGLPTDPTGHLTDSWHRLVPVLAEEQRARRFRLYAIGVGGITDMGEKVLRAFAPKFNARLQGFPFRELLQMMSASANAEQKGAGDEVFEKIFSQFKTQRPAWEA